In a genomic window of Amblyomma americanum isolate KBUSLIRL-KWMA chromosome 4, ASM5285725v1, whole genome shotgun sequence:
- the LOC144128054 gene encoding uncharacterized protein LOC144128054 translates to MGRCCVPNCRGGYDNGPKVRLFSFSSDPTRKSLWQRAVRRDDVDVSTLKDPKVCERHFKPEHLRTTSTYTDVDGRTIEVPMKITRITSDAVPTLFPDCPSYLSATRQSREEPEVKRRRNENAQLQEAIQQSAAAFEMEEAMNKIQSLEDISARLQRLHQKDYWTNVCCDKCIIFAHLEPTTQAPELLASVTVSADMCVRVFWKHVQLASNEELEIPGQVLDFRVLERLLDNVQGYCTDRSHQKQDRVSAALKLIVALLDDISDDEITEHERADALFFLKEQFELMGKKNNGCRYSAELLVLSAVFHTISPHAYNFLRSSGKVVLPHATTIKRVSAAQDVSPSKEQTEEGFLRYMKRRAGLLNPHERNIVLMMDEIHLQQFFEYKGGHFTGAAANCAKPAKTAHVFMVQSLLSSYKDVAHILPVSRITAEELHRVLRGVIMNLEDAGLHVVAVITDNNSINRKVMSLFGRNHKPLIVYPHPAQQQLPLFHIIDTVHLLKCIRNNWLNQKTCDKCLYFPPFESEQEQGVKMQRASFTSLKKLRS, encoded by the exons ATGGGTCGCTGTTGCGTGCCAAATTGCAGAGGCGGATACGATAATGGGCCCAAGGTGCGGCTGTTTTCTTTTTCGAGTGATCCCACACGAAAATCGCTTTGGCAGCGTGCCGTGCGGAGAGATGATGTCGACGTGTCGACCCTGAAGGATCCTAAG GTTTGTGAACGGCATTTCAAGCCTGAGCACCTGCGCACAACTTCAACTTACACGGATGTCGACGGACGAACTATAGAAGTGCCTATGAAGATAACTCGGATAACGTCTGACGCAGTTCCGACTCTCTTTCCTGACTGCCCAAGTTACCTGTCCGCTACAAGACAGTCACGAGAAGAACCTGAGGTGAAGCGCAGACGGAACGAAAATGCACAACTCCAAGAAGCCATTCAACAATCAGCAGCAGCTTTCGAGATGGAAGAAGCAATGAATAAGATACAGAGCTTGGAAGACATTTCTGCACGTCTCCAACGTCTGCATCAAAAAGATTATTGGACGAATGTGTGTTGTGATAAGTGCATAATATTTGCTCACCTTGAGCCAACAACACAAGCGCCAGAGCTCCTGGCATCAGTGacagtgtcagccgatatgtgtgTTCGCGTGTTTTGGAAACATGTGCAGCTGGCATCAAATGAAGAGCTTGAAATCCCTGGTCAAGTTCTCGATTTTCGTGTCTTGGAGAGACTTCTAGACAATGTGCAGGGATACTGCACTGATCGAAGCCATCAAAAACAGGACAGAGTGAGTGCTGCGCTCAAACTGATTGTTGCTCTCCTTGATGATATTTCTGATGACGAGATAACAGAGCATGAAAGGGCAGACGCATTATTTTTCCTGAAAGAGCAGTTTGAACTCATGGGGAAGAAAAACAATGGTTGCAGGTATTCAGCTGAACTATTAGTTTTGTCTGCTGTGTTCCACACAATTTCACCCCATGCGTATAACTTTCTTCGAAGCAGTGGTAAAGTGGTGTTGCCTCACGCTACAACTATTAAGAGAGTTAGTGCAGCTCAAGATGTGAGTCCATCAAAAGAGCAAACTGAAGAAGGCTTCTTGAGGTACATGAAAAGACGAGCTGGTTTGCTTAATCCTCATGAAAGGAACATTGTACTGATGATGGACGAAATACACCTCCAGCAGTTTTTCGAATATAAAGGGGGTCATTTTACAGGAGCTGCTGCTAACTGTGCCAAGCCAGCAAAAACAGCTCACGTCTTTATGGTACAGTCATTACTGTCATCATACAAAGATGTTGCACACATACTTCCTGTGTCTAGGATAACTGCAGAGGAACTTCATCGTGTTCTGCGAGGAGTAATTATGAACTTGGAAGATGCTGGTCTTCATGTAGTTGCCGTCATTACCGACAACAACTCTATTAACAGGAAGGTAATGTCATTGTTTGGTCGAAATCATAAGCCACTAATTGTATACCCCCATCCAGCACAACAGCAGCTGCCTTTATTTCATATAATTGACACAGTTCATTTGCTCAAGTGCATTCGCAATAACTGGTTAAACCAAAAGACCTGTGACAAGTGCCTGTATTTTCCACCTTTTGAAAGTGAACAAGAACAGGGTGTAAAAATGCAACGGGCTTCATTCACTTCGCTAAAGAAGCTACGAAGCTGA
- the LOC144129588 gene encoding uncharacterized protein LOC144129588 has product MEDDWVKMPTLDTMPEHIREFNAACQFPCNIILLALVDHRYRFLYIRVGSPGRCHDSHVYSGSKLEKAVNGPLFRQPRAIMGGTAVPPVILCDQAFPLSTNLMKPFSHRANLTDDKRLFNYCLSKARRVVEYAFGRLKA; this is encoded by the exons ATGGAAGATGACTGGGTGAAGATGCCGACGCTGGACACCATGCCTGAACACATCAGGGAGTTCAACGCAGCATGCCAATTTCC GTGCAACATCATCCTGCTTGCCCTTGTAGACCACCGCTACAGGTTCCTGTACATACGAGTTGGATCGCCAGGCCGCTGCCATGATTCACATGTTTACAGTGGCTCCAAGCTAGAAAAAGCCGTGAATGGCCCTCTGTTCCGTCAGCCACGTGCCATCATGGGCGGCACAGCAGTGCCTCCGGTCATATTGTGTGATCAGGCATTCCCGCTGTCCACCAACTTGATGAAGCCATTCAGCCACCGCGCAAACCTGACCGATGACAAAAGGCTGTTCAACTACTGCCTGTCGAAGGCTAGGAGAGTAGTTGAATATGCCTTCGGCAGGCTGAAGGCCTAG
- the LOC144128056 gene encoding uncharacterized protein LOC144128056, translating to MTLPSQPETEKSASAPRQLWRERETSLLIHLWEDHLADLRRQKRNGGVHEEIARGLCEARYIRTRAQVQNKIENLGQTYRSWLRRTTGSGAITWEYFWSIHQFLGSLPANDPSSAQESAIVEEIILRMEHGETTKTATTTSQMEESLPCDDPDTGSLQPTPPPPAGTPAATSSADTPATLSAATPAALSAATTPAAKPPSRKRKKGTSALAEVHTGLLEEQKLLRQTLQAARNREYDHRERHCSAREIS from the exons ATGACGTTGCCATCGCAACCAGAAACGGAGAAAAGTGCGTCGGCGCCTAGGCAGTTGTGGAGAGAGCGAGAAACGTCGCTGCTAATACATTTATGGGAGGATCACCTCGCCGACTTGCGTCGCCAGAAGAGGAACGGCGGCGTGCACGAAGAGATCGCACGAGGCCTCTGCGAAGCTAGATACATCCGGACACGCGCCCAAGTTCAGAACAAGATAGAAAACTTGGGACAAACGTACCG ATCGTGGCTGAGGAGAACTACTGGTTCAGGAGCCATCACATGGGAATACTTCTGGAGTATACACCAATTTCTTGGGTCACTGCCGGCCAATGATCCCTCCTCGGCTCAGGAAAGCGCCATAGTTGAAGAG ATAATTCTTCGAATGGAGCATGGCGAAACCACGAAAACCGCCACCACCACCTCACAAATGGAAGAAAGCCTGCCCTGCGATGACCCCGACACAGGGTCATTGCagccaacaccaccaccaccagccggGACACCAGCAGCCACATCGTCGGCTGACACACCAGCCACATTGTCGGCTGCAACACCAGCTGCATTGTCGGCTGCCACAACACCAGCAGCCAAGCCTCCTTCCAGGAAGAGGAAAAAGGGGACGAGTGCCCTGGCTGAAGTGCACACAGGGCTCCTAGAAGAGCAGAAACTGTTGCGGCAGACCTTGCAAGCAGCAAGGAACAGAGAATACGATCATCGAGAGAGACATTGCTCTGCAAGAGAAATAAGTTAA